The Cryptococcus neoformans var. neoformans B-3501A chromosome 7, whole genome shotgun sequence genome window below encodes:
- a CDS encoding hypothetical protein (Match to ESTs gb|CF185386.1|CF185386, gb|CF185876.1|CF185876, gb|CF185875.1|CF185875; HMMPfam hit to efhand, EF hand, score: 91.1, E(): 2.8e-24), protein MGKSQSKLSSEELAELQKNTYFDKKVRDICIDWRTELQQWYKGFLKDCPSGQLNKEGCTEFKKIYRQFFPFGDPSQFADYVFNVFDEDKSGTIEFKEFICALSVTSRGRLDEKLKWAFQLYDINQDGYITYDEMLQIVRSIYKMTGQMVQLPEDEDTPEKRVDKIFRNMDLNKDHRLTYDEFKEGSKQDPTIVQALSLYDGLV, encoded by the exons ATGGGAAAATCGCAATCCAAGTTATCTTCTGAAGAGCTGGCCGAGCTCCAGAAAAACACTTATT TCGACAAGAAGGTGAGAGATATTTGCATAGACTGGCGTACA GAACTCCAACAATGG TACAAAGGCTTCCTCAAGGACTGTCCTAGTGGTCAACTCAACAAGGAAG GATGCACAGAGTTTAAGAAAATCTACCGACAATTCTTTCCTTTCGGTGATCCTAGTCAGTTCGCAGATTACGTCTTCAAT GTGTTTGACGAAGACAAATCTGGCACAATAGAATTCAAG GAGTTCATTTGCGCCCTTTCGGTCACCTCTCGAGGTCGTCTTGACGAAAAACTCAAATGGGCGTTCCAACTGTATGACATTAACCAAGATGGTTACATCACCTACGACGAGATGCTTCAGATCGTACGATCTATTTATAAAATGACTGGACAAATGGTCCAGTTgccagaggatgaagatacCCCCGAAAAG CGCGTCGACAAGATCTTTAGGAACATGGATCTGAATAAGGACCATCGACTGACATATGACGAGTTCAAGGAGGGCTCCAAGCAGGATCCTACCATCGTACAG GCTTTGTCACTGTACGATGGGTTGGTGTAG
- a CDS encoding hypothetical protein (HMMPfam hit to BRO1, BRO1-like domain, score: 119.1, E(): 1e-32) — MSVQSPLIAVPRKTTTDVDWATPIRHVIAASYGEDPNSYAEECAVLQRCRQDAVRGAGNDQTARDLLYKYFGQLELLELRFAEIKVSFPWNDAFTDKLTTQTSLAFEKASIIHLISSILSSLAQSASRSDPEGLKRAYYNPRATAGMLTYINENFLHAPSTDLSREVVHLLIGIMMAQAAEIFTEKLVEEKKSASLVARSANQTASMYTSVVDEMKEFQGKGVFDRNWLYVLQIKAKLFGSLTQYYKATSDSAAGKHGTALVRLKIANSLIQDAQKQASSFIYTFVAASTPSLPHDAANALNEIVKAHATVCGEAKEQAVKDNDLIYHEVLPSEASLPAIEKLPPAAPITIQDVYGNQEVTKLIGPDIFLRLVPLAVHESASVYSEEKAKLVRAEVDKVELAEGEIQAGLDHLNLPEEIDRWRQFLEGDTNDDVPLSQQLKSLVDSVGDVRQVENDLGRLDGERGACERELRELNGALDAESRECERMRAKYTPNFTQSPSGPQTANLRSNLSANLSALSSASTSDAHLQSLWQSIQPSISLLSSGPSNLERAARDITEGNSQKIDKTVSLLDLDDEEVDRKALGQEEKDALRKAVDDGREKLDRLKKIRAERDEVLRDLKEKIQTDDVSNLLLLNRRSQNVEPQLFASELEKFRPYQTRLAAAVSASRSILQELDMLVAQVHKGTGFREILRKEKDRQRIIRDWEKRLIEAGESYAEIRAGLGKGLSYYDSLRRVIEDLRMEVQRFTNSREQERRNMVSDIETRQRLGGTSPSTGGVVANRGLEERLAALKMEAPPQPPRLGTTSTPNLPPPPGRGSSNVTSSYLPPPPPPKPQSNPYDFSTLAGFGSFATPSVSSPQHVYPSQPQQAYNQQSYIPPQQNPYYPPPPSRPTYASPPFAPQQPPMQSGHSPYAPPPGHAPQPQQPQYPSSQNQQQRQGYEYPGYGQQGGYGGGYGQY; from the exons ATGTCGGTTCAATCACCCCTCATCGCGGTCCCCCGCAAAACAACTACAGACGTGGACTGGGCCACTCCCATTCGGCACGTAATCGCAGCCTCGTACGGTGAAGATCCAAACAGCTATGCCGAAGAATGTGCAGTCCTGCAACGGTGTAGGCAGGATGCTGTGAGAGGCGCGGGTAACGATCAAACAG CAAGGGACCTTTTGTACAAGTACTTTGGGCAGTTAGAATTGCTCGAACTGAGATTTGCAGAGATCAAAGTCTCCTTCCCATG GAATGATGCGTTCACCGACAAGTTGACTACTCAAACTTCACTCGCTTTTGAAAAGgcctccatcatccacctGATATCATCTATCCTGTCGTCCCTTGCCCAATCTGCCTCGCGTTCAGATCCTGAAGGCTTAAAACGAGCCTACTATAACCCCCGAGCTACTGCCGGTATGCTGACCTACATCAACGAAAACTTTCTCCACGCCCCTTCAACCGACCTCAGTAGAGAAGTGGTTCATCTTTTGATAGGGATAATGATGGCTCAAGCCGCCGAGATCTTCACGGAAAAGCTcgttgaagaaaaaaaatcagCTTCTCTCGTAGCCCGGTCAGCCAATCAAACAGCATCTATGTACACGTCCGTCGTGGatgagatgaaggaatTCCAGGGCAAAGGCGTCTTTGATCGCAACTGGCTATATGTGCTCCAGATCAAGGCCAAGCTGTTTGGAAGCCTGACCCAGTACTACAAGGCAACCTCAGATAGCGCGGCAGGAAAACATGGCACAGCATTGGTCAGGCTCAAGATAGCCAATTCCCTCATTCAAGACGCCCAAAAACAGGCTTCGTCTTTCATTTATACTTTCGTGGCAGCGTCAACACCCAGCTTGCCTCATGACGCTGCTAATGCCTTGAACGAAATTGTCAAGGCCCATGCAACTGTCTGCGGTGAAGCCAAAGAGCAGGCTGTCAAGGATAACGATCTCATCTATCATGAAGTCCTCCCTTCTGAAGCTAGTCTTCCTGCCATCGAGAAGCTGCCACCCGCGGCTCCCATCACCATTCAGGACGTATACGGTAATCAAGAAGTTACTAAATTGATCGGGCCAGACATCTTCCTTAGACTTGTCCCTCTCGCGGTGCATGAGTCTGCAAGTGTTTATTCAGAGGAAAAAGCCAAATTGGTGAGAGCTGAGGTTGATAAGGTCGAATTGGCAGAAGGGGAGATCCAAGCAGGGCTTGACCATCTCAATCTCCCCGAGGAGATTGACAGATGGCGCCAATTTTTGGAAGGAGATacaaatgatgatgttcCTCTTAGTCAGCAACTGAAGAGCTTGGTGGATAGTGTCGGGGATGTGAGACAGGTGGAAAACGATTTGGGTCGCCTGGATGGTGAGAGAGGCGCATGTGAGCGAGAACTAAGAGAACTGAACGGAGCTCTGGATGCCGAAAGTCGGGAATGTGAACGCATGAGG GCTAAATATACGCCCAACTTTACGCAATCTCCGTCAGGTCCACAGACTGCCAATCTTCGCTCCAATTTATCCGCCAATCTATCTGCTCTTTCGTCGGCGTCTACCTCTGACGCCCATCTACAATCACTTTGGCAATCCATCCAGCcttcaatctctcttctATCTTCAGGCCCGAGCAACCTCGAGAGAGCGGCCAGGGATATAACTGAGGGAAACTCCCAGAAGATAGACAAGACTGTCAGCCTACTAGACCtagatgacgaagaagtgGATCGAAAGGCATTAGgacaggaagaaaaagacgcTTTGAGAAAAGCTGTGGATGACGGTCGAGAGAAATTAGATcgtttgaagaagattagggcagaaagagatgaagttCTCAGAGATTTAAAAGAGAAG ATCCAGACGGATGACGTCTCAaacttgcttcttctcaaccGCCGCTCTCAGAACGTCGAACCACAACTCTTCGCATCTGAACTGGAGAAGTTCCGACCTTATCAAACTCGTCTGGCTGCCGCGGTATCTGCATCCAGGTCGATCCTGCAAGAACTAGATATGCTCGTCGCCCAAGTGCATAAGGGAACGGGCTTCCGCGAAATTttgagaaaagagaaggaccGCCAAAGGATCATTCGTGACTGGGAAAAGCGGCTGATCGAAGCTGGTGAGTCTTATGCCGAGATCAGGGCCGGATTGGGCAAAGGCTTGTCATACTATGACAGTCTGAGAAGAGTGATTGAAGATCTGAGGATGGAGGTTCAAAGGTTTACAAACTCAAGGGAGCAAGAAAGGAGGAATATGGTCAGCGACATCGAGACCCGCCAGCGGTTAGGCGGcacatctccttcaacagGTGGGGTCGTTGCTAATCGGGGTCTGGAGGAAAGGCTAGCGGCATTGAAAATGGAGGCTCCACCTCAGCCACCTAGATTGGGCACAACATCGACCCCCAATCTTCCACCGCCGCCTGGACGCGGAAGTAGCAACGTTACATCCAGCTACCTGCCCCCACCGCCTCCACCAAAGCCACAATCGAACCCTTACGATTTTTCTACGCTGGCTGGATTTGGGTCGTTTGCGACTCCTTCTGTTTCCAGTCCCCAGCACGTATACCCATCGCAACCGCAACAAGCGTACAATCAGCAGAGCTACATCCCGCCCCAACAGAACCCCTATTATCCCCCACCTCCTAGTAGGCCTACGTACGCTTCGCCTCCGTTTGCACCTCAGCAGCCACCAATGCAAAGTGGTCACTCACCCTATGCACCGCCTCCTGGACATGCTCCTCAACCCCAACAGCCTCAATACCCGTCGTCTCAAAACCAACAACAAAGGCAGGGCTATGAATATCCCGGCTACGGGCAGCAGGGCGGTTACGGGGGCGGTTACGGACAATATTAA
- a CDS encoding hypothetical protein (HMMPfam hit to Pkinase, Protein kinase domain, score: 155.2, E(): 1.4e-43) produces the protein MHATFSAAHNPSSSPPRNTTITPLRQSSSQTCRPSTSSLPRSHKRVKSTRQSLGSRAKREASIPMLSQQLSTFSLRQDVLSEMLAQETPPTITSPFKYASHTTSASSLTTPYTSTFKHHPSAEHMPQKSKSAGPKFVTQISKGRHIEDISPIRPTTEDHLADWDVSHPSSDEPDLEWLQSGEWLPPLQSKENNMQGCLQGSLQHCRDRDCSVSSMEFSGSDSSSVSLLSLARNSLEQQTRPNIVQWDENPAELDGEQAVHSSFDAQSGSSALHLPIKLNTSPSISPFITSDCHKSPNDIPSGSFDSQADFHMDSPSVFSTRSSQHARSDSRSTILPRLLLSKKSTATLREQNERSKALGHMEDEEMMSDVEDIPSPKSPSRPRSFWDRAKFKASRNPFDGNGFGATFGLGIELGPRRIPSDENHNEDNGLSVSIASDSSGDADLSPSRSLLANRRSTGTFAHDSAKENASETAPRLEVPTRPTLPRRMPTVGSILQRIPRTSSPAIPTLNSLRGKGRPPMRRGTTEPTEKPKPTLLMAEAALNTPHALPFADVKPSPSVFASAGLVKKKSRFSGVEIPKFGSEPLVNVKRKQSAAQYGMQPGLGSMQPPSPVSPIQSMSAPSIPLKGPAFAAAGSSNAHFTQQAQKTRGLRKKRSLMFKAGSSISSMEMIRGNSRGSITGVSLSPVTPTKHDGAAKGYRLTTPSPIRAPVVYPFASSNPVDLDLFSTPPSNRLNRPSALDAPVAERYRSMLAGSPSATMDAQRKPVIRASNPMLAASFKSAAQITTPARGHTSQELSMFTGRPKLGSEGITRLETDFALVENLGSGAFSQVWKVREKKTGKVFAVKAGKPYTGAKNRLRQLEEIAILRELSLDPHPNVVQYIDSWESHSRLYILTTLVDCGDLSSFLSLLSDHGGIREARVWKSLVELAEGIDHIHKHHFLHLDVKPSNILINSAGGLVVADLGMAVVCGDGPDGHMLGGMSPALPERDEKGGFVWDQVETPMDNGKKSLAMVPSPIMDREVEGDREYLCPEALSEAEMIGKGADVFSLGILLLEAALNVVLPSNGDAWVQLRNDDFSDLNGIYIPRPHSASSPNRNPPPDDPNMPVLSDDILTVIKGMMRCNPDRRWSLGDVWRHPVVKRVRASERGKALVEESDEWLKRVLGEEL, from the exons ATGCACGCCACATTCTCCGCCGCCCACAACCCCTCGTCATCCCCGCCCCGGAACACCACCATCACTCCTCTCCGCCAGTCTTCCTCGCAGACATGCCGTCcgtcaacctcttccctgCCCAGGTCCCACAAACGGGTCAAGTCTACTCGCCAAAGCCTCGGCAGCAGGGCAAAGCGCGAAGCTTCGATACCAATG CTTTCACAACAGTTGTCTACATTCTCCCTCCGCCAAGACGTATTGTCTGAAATGCTGGCTCAAGAAACACCTCCAACCATCACTTCGCCATTCAAGTATGCCTCCCACACCACTTCGGCCTCTTCTCTAACTACACCATATACTTCGACGTTCAAGCATCACCCATCCGCCGAGCATATGCCACAAAAGTCCAAGTCGGCTGGGCCCAAGTTTGTGACACAGATATCAAAGGGCCGTCATATCGAAGACATATCTCCTATTCGTCCAACGACCGAAGACCATCTGGCCGACTGGGACGTATCCCATCCAAGCTCTGACGAACCTGACCTAGAATGGCTGCAAAGCGGGGAATGGCTGCCCCCACTCCAATCAAAGGAGAATAACATGCAAGGTTGCCTTCAGGGATCCTTACAGCACTGTAGAGACAGAGATTGCTCCGTGTCTTCTATGGAGTTCAGTGGAAGCGACAGTAGTTCGGTTTCCCTTTTGTCTCTGGCTAGAAACTCTCTGGAGCAACAAACTCGACCGAACATCGTGCAATGGGATGAAAATCCGGCAGAACTAGATGGAGAACAAGCAGTACATTCGAGCTTTGATGCACAGTCAGGATCAAGTGCATTGCACTTGCCCATCAAGCTCAATACCTCACCATCCATATCACCTTTCATTACCAGCGACTGCCACAAATCTCCCAACGATATTCCTTCTGGTTCTTTTGACAGCCAAGCCGATTTCCACATGGACTCCCCATCTGTCTTCAGCACCCGCTCTTCCCAACACGCTCGTTCAGACTCGCGCTCTACAATATTGCCCCGATTGCTGTtatcgaagaagagcacAGCAACGCTCAGAGAACAAAATGAAAGATCCAAAGCTCTCGGTCATatggaagacgaagaaatGATGTCGGATGTTGAGGATATCCCTTCGCCAAAGAGCCCTTCCCGTCCCAGGAGCTTTTGGGATCGAGCGAAGTTTAAGGCATCGCGCAACCCTTTTGACGGCAATGGCTTCGGGGCAACATTTGGGCTTGGCATAGAGCTAGGACCTCGCCGTATACCATCAGACGAAAATCACAATGAGGACAATGGGCTTTCGGTGTCCATAGCTAGTGATTCAAGCGGTGACGCAGATCTATCACCTTCCCGATCATTATTGGCCAATCGACGTTCAACGGGCACTTTTGCGCACGATTCTGCAAAGGAGAATGCTTCCGAGACCGCTCCCCGTCTGGAAGTACCTACACGACCAACACTGCCCCGTCGCATGCCCACAGTCGGTTCCATACTTCAACGAATACCACGGACAAGCTCCCCAGCTATCCCTACCTTGAATAGCCTTCGTGGCAAAGGACGACCACCAATGCGAAGAGGCACAACAGAGCCCACTGAAAAGCCCAAACCCACCCTACTAATGGCTGAAGCGGCTTTGAACACTCCCCACGCTTTGCCATTTGCCGACGTTAAACCTTCTCCCAGTGTCTTCGCCTCTGCGGGTTTGGTGAAAAAGAAGTCACGCTTTTCCGGTGTGGAAATCCCCAAGTTTGGCAGTGAGCCACTGGTGAATGTCAAGAGGAAGCAATCTGCCGCGCAATATGGTATGCAGCCTGGCCTTGGATCAATGCAACCCCCCAGCCCTGTATCGCCCATCCAATCCATGTCCGCTCCGTCGATACCATTGAAGGGCCCTGCTTTTGCCGCAGCAGGATCGAGCAATGCCCACTTTACccaacaagctcaaaagACAAGAGGAttaaggaagaagaggagttTAATGTTCAAAGCTGGAAGCTCCATCAGTAGTATGGAAATGATTAGAGGGAACAGTCGCGGTTCGATTACTGGAGTATCGTTGTCTCCCGTAACTCCGACGAAACATGACG GTGCTGCCAAGGGCTACCGGCTAACAACCCCATCACCAATACGGGCGCCTGTCGTTTACCCCTTCGCTTCGTCTAACCCTGTGGACCTCGACCTCTTCTCTACTCCTCCCTCCAATCGGCTCAATCGGCCAAGCGCACTTGATGCCCCCGTTGCCGAGCGATATCGATCAATGCTTGCTGGAAGTCCTAGTGCCACAATGGATGCTCAACGTAAACCAGTAATCCGAGCTTCCAATCCCATGCTGGCCGCGAGCTTTAAGAGTGCTGCTCAAATAACTACACCAGCTAGAGGCCACACGTCTCAGGAGCTATCTATGTTTACCGGTAGGCCAAAACTGGGTAGTGAGGGCATCACAAGGCTTGAAACAGATTTCGCGCTCGTGGAGAATCTTGGTAGTGGCGCATTCTCTCAGGTGTGGAAGGTTCGTGAGAAGAAAACCGGCAAAGTCTTTGCCGTTAAAGCAGGTAAACCTTACACCGGTGCCAAGAACCGTCTTCGACAGCTTGAAGAGATTGCCATTCTACGAGAGCTCTCTCTCGACCCGCACCCGAATGTCGTCCAATACATCGATTCTTGGGAATCTCACTCTCGCCTGTATATTCTCACCACCCTGGTTGATTGCGGTGACCTTTCCagcttcctttctcttctaaGCGACCACGGCGGCATCCGCGAGGCTCGTGTGTGGAAATCCCTTGTAGAACTCGCCGAAGGTATCGACCACATCCATAAACaccacttcctccatcttgaCGTCAAACCATCTAACATTTTGATTAACAGCGCTGGTGGACTAGTCGTCGCAGATTTGGGTATGGCCGTCGTTTGCGGCGACGGTCCTGACGGTCATATGCTCGGGGGTATGAGCCCTGCGTTACCTGAAAGGGACGAGAAAGGAGGGTTCGTGTGGGATCAAGTGGAGACGCCTATGGACAacggaaagaagagtttgGCCATGGTGCCAAGTCCTATCATGGATCGAGAGGTCGAAGGAGACAGGGAATATCTTTGTCCCGAAGCCTTGAGTGAAGCTGAGATGATAGGGAAGGGCGCAGATGTGTTCAGCTTGGGTATTTTGTTGCTGGAAGCGGCTCTCAATGTTGTGCTACCTAGCA acGGGGACGCTTGGGTGCAACTTCGCAATGATGATTTCTCTGATCTTAATGGAATTTACATTCCCCGTCCACATTCCGCATCATCTCCTAATCGtaatcctcctcctgacGATCCCAACATGCCAGTCCTGTCTGATGACATTTTGACTGTCATCAAGGGTATGATGCGATGCAACCCCGACCGACGATGGAGTCTTGGTGATGTTTGGAGGCATCCGGTTGTCAAAAGGGTGAGAGCTTCCGAACGGGGAAAAGCTTTAGTAGAGGAAAGTGATGAATGGTTGAAAAGGGTACTTGGAGAAGAATTGTAA
- a CDS encoding hypothetical protein (HMMPfam hit to HMG_box, HMG (high mobility group) box, score: 54.9, E(): 2.2e-13): protein MPAGRIEDSPHDSFALSSIPPDHAHPQPYQSQTNFSYQPHVHPYSLRTQRSTSSLSGWSTVTSDTNTASDFDDDASSMSAFSANISSQSLWGGPQNQSSQSSPQRAPSLSIDPKLFAPMEKDGKADEGMLETAKPKELARAEVTAVVLGSSKKEKLENCKKKVSHARKQTADHIPRPRNAFILFRKHVVDAKLIPASVEMRHQNVSIITAKMWSEAPAEQKAHFNELARIEKEEHMKKYPGYRYQPVYRRTNVVRRRVRKDEAEEEKCKNVAELLMKGKSGQQLEEEIKDKIANGDTKGAKKNKSMNGVCELSKGALRALRAQARQKQEPFNSGDWSDLSCSTSMDPDAQGSRRRQSSAFESTRSSQSPKPANGFEHRLLQAQNQGPRRQLQYVAYSHQDLAPWSGDIPAESNEKQAFAFTSSQQGFQPGQQSPPTFSIAAHTYPLTSRHFLYPQPQPQFQLTIMPDQQVSNEFYVHDAALPFSPSAGQFTFQGQNTSMHADDMPTFDIGSAQQQVVHPPMSARWDKGHLLPPSSDVPLEGLPFDDGLMLGDFEAALAHADDMVGGVW, encoded by the exons ATGCCTGCTGGTCGTATCGAAGATTCTCCTC ATGATTCGTTCGCTCTATCTTCTATCCCTCCAGACCACGCTCATCCCCAACCTTACCAAAGCCAGACCAACTTTTCTTATCAGCCTCATGTCCATCCATACTCACTTCGCACTCAACGATCAACTTCATCACTCTCCGGTTGGTCCACGGTCACGTCAGATACCAATACTGCGTCTGattttgatgatgatgcttCTTCCATGTCCGCATTCTCCGCCAACATTTCTTCACAAAGCCTTTGGGGTGGACCTCAAAATCAGTCAAGCCAATCTTCACCACAAAGAGCGCCTAGTTTATCGATTGACCCAAAATTGTTCGCACCCATGGaaaaggatgggaaagCAGATGAAGGAATGCTAGAGACCGCCAAGCCAAAGGAGCTCGCAAGGGCAGAAGTTACAGCAGTGGTTTTAGGAAGttcaaagaaggagaaattAGAGAACTGCAAGAAAAAAGTCAGTCATGCAAGAAAG CAAACTGCAGACCATATTCCTAGACCCCGAAATGCTTTTATCCTTTTCAGGAAACATGTTGTGGATGCCAAACTCATTCCTGCTTCGGTTGAGATGAGACACCAAAACGTTAGCATTATCACAGCCAAAATGTGGAGCGAG GCTCCAGCTGAGCAAAAGGCCCACTTTAATGAGCTCGCTCGCAtcgagaaagaagagcacATGAAGAAATATCCTGGCTATAGGTATCAGCCAGTCTATCGTCGAACTAATGTTGTCCGCCGTCGCGTTCGGAAAGATGAGgccgaggaggaaaagtgCAAGAATGTGGCCGAGCTGTTgatgaagggaaaaagtGGGCAacagttggaagaggagatcaAGGATAAGATTGCAAATGGTGATACAAAGGGTGCGAAGAAAAACAA AAGTATGAATGGCGTTTGTGAGCTCTCCAAAGGCGCACTTCGAGCATTGCGAGCCCAAGCCAGACAAAAACAGGAGCCTTTCAACTCTGGCGATTGGAGTGATCTTTCCTGTTCCACCTCAATGGACCCCGACGCTCAGGGTTCTCGAAGACGACAATCTAGTGCTTTTGAGAGTACCAGATCTTCACAATCACCCAAGCCTGCCAACGGCTTCGAGCATAGGTTGTTACAGGCACAGAATCAGGGCCCCAGGAGGCAACTGCAATATGTGGCGTACAGTCACCAAGACCTAGCTCCTTGGTCGGGCGACATTCCTGCAGAATCCAATGAGAAGCAGGCATTCGCCTTTACTTCTAGTCAACAAGGATTTCAGCCTGGCCAACAGAGCCCACCTACGTTTTCCATTGCCGCACATACATATCCATTGACTTCACGGCATTTCCTCTATCCTCAGCCTCAACCCCAGTTCCAACTCACGATAATGCCAGACCAACAAGTGTCCAACGAGTTTTATGTTCACGACGCTgctcttccattttctcCATCTGCTGGTCAATTTACTTTCCAGGGGCAAAACACTAGCATGCACGCTGATGATATGCCCACCTTTGACATCGGTAGTGCACAACAGCAGGTCGTTCACCCTCCCATGTCTGCTCGATGGGATAAGGGCCACTTACTACCACCTTCAAGCGACGTGCCTCTTGAGGGTTTACCATTCGATGACGGCCTGATGCTGGGAGACTTTGAGGCAGCCCTTGCTCATGCGGATGACATGGTTGGAGGGGTGTGGTAA